A genomic window from Triticum urartu cultivar G1812 chromosome 7, Tu2.1, whole genome shotgun sequence includes:
- the LOC125525596 gene encoding probable thiol methyltransferase 2 isoform X2 encodes MRHVLPAGRAVVSRGARAAAMGSSAGAGAGDPGGNPTVGRLREIFRGGGDAADGWEKSWETGVTPWDLGKPTPIIEHLVKSGTLPKGRALVPGCGMGYDVVALASPERFVVGLEISNIAAEKAKQWSSSLPNADWFSFLIADFFKWRPSEPFDLIFDYTFFCALDPSMRLAWAETVSRLLKPDGELITLIYLLSECAGAAGFQGCLDGRQRAGY; translated from the exons GGCTGGCCGCGCCGTCGTCTCgcgcggggcgcgggcggcggcgatggggtcgtcggcgggggcgggggcgggggacCCGGGCGGGAACCCGACGGTGGGGAGGCTGCGGGAGATCTTccggggcggcggcgacgcggcAG ATGGCTGGGAGAAGTCCTGGGAGACTGGCGTGACCCCGTGGGATCTGGGGAAGCCGACACCTATCATCGAGCATCTCGTTAAATCAGGAACTCTCCCTAAAGGAAGAGCGTTGGTCCCGGGATGCGGCATG GGTTATGATGTGGTTGCTCTGGCAAGCCCTGAGAGATTTGTCGTTGGCTTAGAGATTTCTAATATAGCTGCTGAGAAGGCTAAGCAG TGGTCATCATCTTTGCCAAATGCAGATTGGTTTTCTTTTCTGATTGCTGATTTCTTCAAGTGGAGACCAAGTGAACCATTTGACCTCATTTTCGACTATAC GTTCTTTTGTGCACTTGATCCAAGCATGAGGCTGGCTTGGGCAGAGACAGTTAGTCGCCTTCTGAAACCAGATGGAGAGCTTATCACCTTGATATATTTG CTATCAGAATGTGCTGGAGCCGCTGGGTTTCAAGGCTGTTTGGATGGAAGACAACGAGCTGGCTATTAA
- the LOC125525596 gene encoding probable thiol methyltransferase 2 isoform X1 — protein MRHVLPAGRAVVSRGARAAAMGSSAGAGAGDPGGNPTVGRLREIFRGGGDAADGWEKSWETGVTPWDLGKPTPIIEHLVKSGTLPKGRALVPGCGMGYDVVALASPERFVVGLEISNIAAEKAKQWSSSLPNADWFSFLIADFFKWRPSEPFDLIFDYTFFCALDPSMRLAWAETVSRLLKPDGELITLIYLISDQEGGPPYNNTVADYQNVLEPLGFKAVWMEDNELAIKPRKGFEKLGRWKRCGRRQSSL, from the exons GGCTGGCCGCGCCGTCGTCTCgcgcggggcgcgggcggcggcgatggggtcgtcggcgggggcgggggcgggggacCCGGGCGGGAACCCGACGGTGGGGAGGCTGCGGGAGATCTTccggggcggcggcgacgcggcAG ATGGCTGGGAGAAGTCCTGGGAGACTGGCGTGACCCCGTGGGATCTGGGGAAGCCGACACCTATCATCGAGCATCTCGTTAAATCAGGAACTCTCCCTAAAGGAAGAGCGTTGGTCCCGGGATGCGGCATG GGTTATGATGTGGTTGCTCTGGCAAGCCCTGAGAGATTTGTCGTTGGCTTAGAGATTTCTAATATAGCTGCTGAGAAGGCTAAGCAG TGGTCATCATCTTTGCCAAATGCAGATTGGTTTTCTTTTCTGATTGCTGATTTCTTCAAGTGGAGACCAAGTGAACCATTTGACCTCATTTTCGACTATAC GTTCTTTTGTGCACTTGATCCAAGCATGAGGCTGGCTTGGGCAGAGACAGTTAGTCGCCTTCTGAAACCAGATGGAGAGCTTATCACCTTGATATATTTG ATCAGCGATCAGGAAGGGGGGCCGCCCTACAATAATACAGTTGCTGA CTATCAGAATGTGCTGGAGCCGCTGGGTTTCAAGGCTGTTTGGATGGAAGACAACGAGCTGGCTATTAAACCGCGCAAG GGTTTCGAGAAACTTGGAAGGTGGAAGAGATGCGGCAGGCGGCAATCTTCTTTGTGA